The Arachis ipaensis cultivar K30076 chromosome B03, Araip1.1, whole genome shotgun sequence region NNNNNNNNNNNNNNNNNNNNNNNNNNNNNNNNNNNNNNNNNNNNNNNNNNNNNNNNNNNNNNNNNNNNNNNNNNNNNNNNNNNNNNNNNNNNNNNNNNNNNNNNNNNNNNNNNNNNNNNNNNNNNNNNNNNNNNNNNNNNNNNNNNNNNNNNNNNNNNNNNNNNNNNNNNNNNNNNNNNNNNNNNNNNNNNNNNNNNNNNNNNNNNNNNNNNNNNNNNNNNNNNNNNNNNNNNNNNNNNNNNNNNNNNNNNNNNNNNNNNNNNNNNNNNNNNNNNNNNNNNNNNNNNNNNNNNNNNNNNNNNNNNNNNNNNNNNNNNNNNNNNNNNNNNNNNNNNNNNNNNNNNNNNNNNNNNNNNNNNNNNNNNNNNNNNNNNNNNNNNNNNNNNNNNNNNNNNNNNNNNNNNNNNNNNNNNNNNNNNNNNNNNNNNNNNNNNNNNNNNNNNNNNNNNNNNNNNNNNNNNNNNNNNNNNNNNNNNNNNNNNNNNNNNNNNNNNNNNNNNNNNNNNNNNNNNNNNNNNNNNNNNNNNNNNNNNNNNNNNNNNNNNNNNNNNNNNNNNNNNNNNNNNNNNNNNNNNNNNNNNNNNNNNNNNNNNNNNNNNNNNNNNNNNNNNNNNNNNNNNNNNNNNNNNNNNNNNNNNNNNNNNNNNNNNNNNNNNNNNNNNNNNNNNNNNNNNNNNNNNNNNNNNNNNNNNNNNNNNNNNNNNNNNNNNNNNNNNNNNNNNNNNNNNNNNNNNNNNNNNNNNNNNNNNNNNNNNNNNNNNNNNNNNNNNNNNNNNNNNNNNNNNNNNNNNNNNNNNNNNNNNNNNNNNNNNNNNNNNNNNNNNNNNNNNNNNNNNNNNNNNNNNNNNNNNNNNNNNNNNNNNNNNNNNNNNNNNNNNNNNNNNNNNNNNNNNNNNNNNNNNNNNNNNNNNNNNNNNNNNNNNNNNNNNNNNNNNNNNNNNNNNNNNNNNNNNNNNNNNNNNNNNNNNNNNNNNNNNNNNNNNNNNNNNNNNNNNNNNNNNNNNNNCATCTAAatcatctaaataacttttccTGGATGTTGAATTTCATCAAACCATTGAATTGGAAGGTCTGACTACTTAGATCAGGTTAAAAGTTCATAGAATTTCAAAAAGGTTATGATTCTTGGTTATTTGGCTATAATAatgtttttaaaaattgaaataaatgtCAAATATTAGATTATATATCTTTCAGTGTCCTTTTCTAAAATTTTTGCAGTATGCTTGATCTTCAAGATAATATCACATGACTTAGCAGTTATCTTTCTCGGCTTCAatgtttttaaaactttttaaacaAAATAAGTGTACAAGAGCTACTCTTGGATTAAATAAATCCCTTCCCTTCAGCACGCATTGAACATCTGTTCTCTAATCTGAATTCTGACTGCTGTTATGTTGGGATGTTATAATTTGACTTCTTCCTGTTGTCTTTTGTGGGAGATGCATATCTTAGCTTCTGTTTGAGTTAATGgttgttcttttttctttttttggttccCACGGGGGGCTAAGCCTTCTGCTTTAGTTTCTCTCTTATAATTATGAAATTCTCTTTACCTTTTCTCTTTTGAGTTAAAAGATAAGAACCTGGAGCATAAACAGTCATTCTTAGATTTTAGAAGTTCATTCTAATAATGCCATGGACCTTTACAGGTGCATCGCATCTTAGCTTTTTGACGTCACAAATTGTAGATACTTTGATACTCAATATGGAGCTGAGTACTATTAAAGATGCATTTGATCGTGTCACAAAGAAGCAAAAGTTATCTAGTGCGAAGACTCAGGAAATGCTTGATCAAATCAGACAGGAAATTGAGAGTGCTTTAGACAAGATGCAGTCAGCCAATAACTCGGACCCTGAGCACAATTATAAAGCTGTCCTCAATGAGCTCAAGGCCAATTTGCTTAAAATTGCTCCCCTTAGCCAAATGGAAGGCACACAAAAAGAGCTAAATGTAGCACTCAGCAAGTATGGGAAGCTACTTGAGAAATATTTCAATCCTGATATATCAAAGGCTTATAGAAATATTGATGTTGATACACATACGTTAAACCAAATAATTGCCAACCATTTTTATCGCCAGGAACTTTTTGATATTGGTGATCATTTTGTGAGTGTGGCTGGagaaccagaatctgcttccacTATGAAAGCTCCATTCCTAGAAATGTATCAAATACTTGAAGCCATTAAGAACCAGAACCTGGAGCCAGCCCTAAACTGGGCTTCAATGAACTCTGACAAACTTGCTCAAAGTGGATCTGATATTGTGTTGAAGCTTCACTCTATGCAATTTGTAAAAATACTTCAAAATGGAACTAGAGATGAAGCTCTTCATTACGCCCGAACTCACCTGTCTCCTTTTGCTTCCAGTCACATGGCTGAAATCCAGAAGCTCATGGCCTCCCTCCTGTGGACCGGAAAACTTGATCGGTCTCCATACCATGCATTATTATCTGGATCTAACTGGGACAAGTTGGCCGAGGAACTTAAACGGGAGTTCTGCAATCTCTTGGGGCAGTCATACAACAGTCCATTGAGTGTGACTGTAGCAGCAGGGGTTCAGGTTTTGCCGCCTCTCCTTAAATTTATGATTTCATGGTNGCCAGTTGAGTTGGACCGGGAATTCCAGTTCCATTCTATTTTTGTTTGTCCTGTCTCAAAGGAACAAGCAACCGAGGATAATCCGCCAATGTTGATGTCCTGCGGCCATGTCCTTTGTAAGCAGTCTATCTTGAAGATGTCGAAGAATCACACAAAGATGTTTAAGTGCCCTTACTGTCCCTTTGATATTGATGCTGTACAATGCAGGCAGCTATATTTCTGATGTTGAATAATTTGTATGAAACTCTGTTGTACAACTGAATCCACGTGTTGTTGAATAGTTCCGTTAAAGCATGGGCATTGGCATGCCAGTGTTTGGTGACTGCAAAATGCCATGCCAAATTGTGATGTCTGTATGTCTGTATGTCGAATAACATTTGTTGTAAATAGAAATTCTTTCAAGTTGGTTATGTCCTGCAAGTTCTTAATTTGAAGTCACCTCTCTCATATGGTAAAGCATTGATACCCATAAATTTGACTTTCCTATGGTTGGACGGTCATTTTATGTGTTCAATAAAATACCATAACGGGAAAATCTCACACACCCTAGATAGGTGATTTGTGCTTGATATACGTTAATTATTTTTACCAAATCCACTCAAGAATGTAGTGGATTAAGCCTAATAATTTTGAGCAACTTGTGAGGGATAACACAATTGAAGTTTATCTTTCTGTTAATCTGTCTTTTACTTTAATATAATATATGTCAGCTAAAGTTTACAAAATATTTTTCCTCTGTTAGGCGTTAAAATATCCTTTTTGCAATGATTCATGAGGCCAATGCAATACAGATGGAACATGATCTTGAAAATAATGTTGAAATCCACGTCAAAGAATAGCATAAAAAATTAAGTATACAGTGTAATGACTACATAGCTTACTCATATGCTAATTTTATGTTTAAAACAAGACAGCTATCCAACGTTCTCAACATTTTCCTTGATGCAAATTCAGTCTAACTTCTGTGGTTCACTAACAGGCTGGCTGGGCTAGATTAGTTTGACTAGTTAATTGACCTGATTAATAtatcagttcttttttatttgtaCGGACAGCACATCCATCTATGCTTAGATAGAAGAAGTATAAGCTAAGAGTGCACCTTTATTGGGATTTACATGATAGAAAATACTCCTTTGAGATGCACAAATGAAAGTAAATGCAACAACTCAGGAGGGCCATTTTATAGCGTAAACAAAATTAAAGAACTTTATAGAGCCATGAGTGGTTCCAACTTTAATTTATTGTGCCCATGATATAATGGGATCCTCATCTCAATTAATACAAACATGTAATGCTGTTGTCAATTctttaatatcttattttcttttcttttcccttttgatTCTTTATAAGATTTTCCGAGTACTATAATaggggagtggatcctctccagtgaatAAAAAACTGGATGGTGTGCAGTGTTTAATCTAACTATTCACCACAttctttctcttatttatttctggTCCTACTATTAAAATCAAAGGTGAGAGATTGCACTATATTTTGTGAAGTGTTGAAAAAACTGGAGATGATCCATTTCCCTAtaatagtttaattttttattgtcttttaAATATTATcgttataataatataattacaTGCCATGAGGAATGAGGTGGGATTTTGATTTGAGATAAGGATGCTGGTGTTGATATTCGTGTTTTTTTTTAAAGCGTATGAAAAAGTAAATACCTTTTGAAATACAATGATTAGCACCATATTAACTTATTAAGAATCCAAGGGACCAATAACTATAGATGTGGATGTGGGTGTTTAATATTTACAAGATATACCTAAGCGCAATACATCTAAGTGAGAAATTCAAGAGTTTTTTACTATCNTTTTCAATTTATTGAatgcattaaaataaataatatattactaTTAAAGTACACCTTTTAAATACATGATAACTAAATCCTAATTTGATATATCATTTTTTACTTTTACATGCTTCCATAGTTCCATCATCTCGTCTTTTTTGCTTTGCCTGAGATCCGTGTCACAAGTCGGATCCCAAAATTTTCCCATCAACATATGTCTTACTGTCAAAAACTCCGTTGGTGACGGAAAGCAAAACAAAGGGAACGCGTTATCGACATTGATGATTTGTCGCACAATGTAGTACCCTTTTGCTCCTTTTCTTTGTAAAGGGTCCACACGTGACACCGTCAAAACTTCATGACCAGATAAGATAAGTACTTCCAATAAAGGTAAATATACTATACCAATGAAATACAATTTGGCACAAAATCGACATACTCAATAGAAGGAGAATGATTAAACGAATCGAAGGGACATACTTGGTGGCATGCATGCATCTTATCTTCATACATAACCTTGTATTTTCGTTTATGAAAGAAAGAATGAATCTCTTCTCGTTAGTGGAGGATGTACGTTCTCCTTTAATTTCCATAATTCCATCACATATAGTTTTAGTTGCTTGccataattttgtatttttatcaaGTAATTCTGTAATTGTTAGGCACGAAGGAAGCAAATAAAACCGCACTACTGCACTAGCTTATAGTGTGCTATAAGCCACAAAACATGGATATAGCACTAAGAAAAATCAAGATGACAAGATCTTTACATCTGTACTTTCAGTATACGATGCAGATTCGGTTTCAAACAAAATCTCAAATTCAATGGGCTtagataagaaaaataatttaaaaaattcctATGCCAAATTTCTTAAAAGGAAAACAACATCAATTCTGAATTGTTCACTCCGTAAAGTGCCAAAGTACTTGACATTATTCTTTGTCCGTATGTGAAACGAGACACACCACCTTGCTTTGAACCCACCAGACACAAACAAAAGAACTTAATGGCTCATCGTGCAGACGTACGAAATTGCTAAAGCAAATTATATCATTCTCCTTCTTCAGAGATCAGACCCAAACGGCAGTTGCAATTTCACGATAGCGAAAATACATAACATGAAAACAATGGCTACAAAACTTTAACCTAAAATCAAATAGTctcatttctttatttatttatttacatacaAAAACTATATATAACttctatattatatttttttcggAAACAAATGAAAATTACATTTAAAATCTGGCATTCTCAAATCCGTGCAGGTCACTGACTCTATTCATGGACTTTCTCATCTTAGCCAATTTTGCAAGTCGCTCTGCGGCACGCCAAGCTGACATTGGTGTAAACGGCTCCAGCTTCTCTTCCAAGCAATTGTTTGCACACGACTTTTGACTCTGAATTTGGCGCTTCAGCTGGCCTTGTTCAGCTTCAAGCCATTGCAGGAACTCATTGTCTTTGGGGCAATTTGATTCACGGCTTGGCTGAATCAGCAGGGTTTGAGCTGATGAGAGCAAGCGAACGGCTCCAGCCAAGTCATTTTTAGCCGACAATTGTCTTGACTCGGCTACAGCTCGACTGCTGATGTGGAGACTTCTCAGCCGTTCTATTGTTGTATCCGAAGATCCAACGGCATGAGGACGCGGAACCCTGACGGCACGCTCCTTTGAATGAACAAGCTCTTGGGTGAAGGGGTCGCGGTGTGAGCAACGTACGGAAATGATGTGGTGGTAGGTCCCACGGGCGATGGTTCCGGCTGGGACTCTAAACTCCACCACTAACTCCCTCTCTTCTTCGGCGTGGAGATCTCCAATGACGACGGAATCCGGTGAGAGAACGAGAACACCCGCAGAAACAGAATACACGGCAGCAATCTCCGTTGGCGATGAACGCGACGACACTCTCAATTCGAGTTTAAGGTCCTGAGCTGCCAAATTCAACACATTCCCTACTCGCTGAGCCAGCGCGCTATCCTGCCAACACGCGCAGTTGCGATCTGCTATTTCAAGATGAGAGAAACTCGTGGCAGATAACAGGCGGTCCTCACTATCGTTCGAGATGAGCACGATCTTTCCAACGGGATTCTTCTCCCTCCGGTCTTCCAGAACCTTTGCGGCCTTCTTCAGGGCGTCGTTCCTCGACGGAGCTCGGCCGCGGCTCCGCTCTACTGCAGCAAGAGCATCCACGACTCGGCGCGCGGCCCTCTGGCCCTTTCCGGCCATCCTCCGCAATGGAAACAGCCGCTTGGATCCGCCGGAGAACGCCACGACAGAGAGACGGTCGGTGGAGCCGAGCGACGATATCACGACTCGCATCGCACGCTTGAGCGCTCGAAGGTCCTCGGCGGACGAGACCCCGCCGACGTCGATCACCGCTACCAGATCAATCGGCTGACGAGGTGCCGCCGAATCACACGCCGGAGCCTTCACCTTGAGAACAGCGACGTAGGTATCATAGCTTCTGTTAGAGGCAACAATAGCAGCTTCCGGTGAGAAGCACACTTCAACCGTTCTTCTGGTTTTCAACGGCGAAGATGGGGACACATGGAAGCCTGGGAAATGCGTTGATATTTGATTTTCTTCGCCTTCGTTTTCTTCTCCGGATTCAGGTATGGGGACGAAGGCCGAAACAGAGGTTGGAGAGGCAAGGGGCTCGTCGTCGTTGTAGAGCTTAACGGACGGCGTCGTTTTGGCGTGTTGGTTGTGGTGCGGCGGGGTGTTTTCATCTGCTACGGTAAGCTGCTTCCAGGTGGCACTGCATACGGGACACGTGAGGAGCTGGCGCATCCTCACGTGAGCAGCGATGCATGGGAAGTGAAAGGTGTGAGAGCACTCCGCTGTGAAAATTGCGGTTCCTTGTCCAGCTTTGACCCCCTGCGTACATATTCCACATCGgttctgaaaaataacaacagaacgTTAGAATTATactaaaatagtaataaataatgAAGCGTGAATGTGGTGTGTTATTAAATTGGTACCTTGGAAAGGCGTAAGGTGGATTTGAGAAGGTATGAGAAAGTTGAGGGAGTAAGTGTAAGAGTGGTGTTGTTGGTCAATTGAAGTTGACTGGGGCTGTTGGGAAGGGAGCAAGTGGTTCGGCATTCAAGTTTGGGGCTGTAAGAATCTGAGTTTGGAGTTGATGGGTTGGAATAAAAAGTGAGGTTGGGATCGTGCTTGTGGGTTAATGCATTGGCTTTGGGCATGGATGTGCAAAACGTCTTTCTCCACCCTGTTACCATTCTTCTTCAGACTCAGCTGGATGACTAGACTCAGACAACActtttcttcttttatctccctatttttcttttctttttctcttctctatgCCTTCCTATACTTCCCTACCGTCCTCTATTTATATAATCATCTTATTCAAGTCTTTATTTTCAAACTTTCAAGTTTCAacaaaccaaaataaataaacaaaataagtaaaataaaattaaaaagagccCATTTGCTCACTATGTTTGGTTTAAAAAAAAAGGACTAGggtcagcaactttgttaaattttggccagcatgtaaccaataaaaaaaagtgagctattgaatgaaatctcacaccattaaaaccatcattgatggctatttgatggttacaaatcacaaaaattgatgGCCCTAatatttctcttaaaaaaaataagaggaagaaaaaaaaatgaaagaaaaattaataattttttttgtttggatgctaaaaaaaatgaaaaagaaaaaaaattttactatATTACCTCTAattctattattattaataattgtcaatataaatttagttttaatatttttaatacattattataataaaaattcatatttaaatattatatatgtattagataaataatttaaatcaaatataaataaatgaaaatatttatattttattttattataaagatattaatgtaattttatactattatgattttttttttattttttttatttaaacaaaaaaaatttttttctatttttttttattcattttctcTTCATCTAAATCACAcacaaataattttatttttctttttattttctctcttctcatttttttcttcttattttctttcctatATCCAAACAAAATCGCATTTCACTTCATAATATCCTTTATTTTCCGCTTATCAATACTATAGAAAATCAACAAAATATTAGGTAATCTAGTTAAGCTGAATCAGTTTATAATATAATTCGTTTTCAAAGATCGGTTGAACTTAgctaatgagttataactcaaatggcatagactctccatactcaattaagaggtcacGAGTTCGAGTCATATATCGTTCGAGtcttcatatctttggtaaaaaaaaaaatcggttGAACTTTTATTTGAACTAAGAAAACAATCGATATTGattagtaaaattaaaattaatttacacgaaatttttttattttattttattttgttttgtttatttgggTAGTATGCATAACTGCCACTATACAAGTTAAAATGACACGCATTGATTAGTGAAAGCTCAGTGTTATGGTTTCATGCCTTCATCCCCTTACAAAAGTTTCTCTGATAATAAAGAATAACAAATAAAACAGTTGAATTAAAACcatttgttaaaaatattttaaaaagtacTCAATTAAGGTTTTCAAGAggaacaaataaaaaagaaatcggagtatatttaaataaaaaaatacattaaaaatttaaattttttataatttttaataaactttttttttaatttataatcttaATACGTATACTTAGAACACAAGTTAAATAaatctaataataattaatatattaaacCATTCTTTGATTTTGTTATGTTAAGTTTACcataaatttaaaaactaaaagacaatattttgaaaagaaaaaagtacTAATATAAATCCTGTTTAACAAAATTCTTATACTAATGCTATACAAATCTGTCTTAATAATTGTTTGTGATTAGCTTTAAATTTAACTAAATGGCTGGCTACCCTTCGATCCTAGTAAATCAGTTTAGGATATATAAAttgatttatataaaataaaacatcTTATTAAATCAGTttaacataaattaaattataataaaatattattttttactaaatcaatttaatttaaaacaatttaCATGATAAGAGTAAATCAATTTAACTGAAAATAATTTACCATAAATATATACTAAATTAGTTTAAATtggattaatttttataaaaataatttctaaacaaaaataaaatcaggataattgaataatattaaatatCAAACAATTTAAAATAGTGATTTACTAAAATTAACCAATTACCCATTATAAAGTTTAGAAACACGTGCCCTAACGTGAGTAGTACTATATTGGAGGTAAGAGTAAAACGGAGACCAGTGCATTGGTATTAACATGGCAACTGTAAAGTGAGGGTTAATTAAGTACCTAAGTTACATGTAAGAGAAGATTTTGAATATCCAAATACTAATATTTTATGTGAAGAACATTCATTTTAtacattatttttaaatttaagtaTATAGATGTTATTATATAAAAGTAAAACTTTTATCTTCTCCTTATAAACAttcataatatttaaaaaataaataaatatatattcaaTCTAACCTATAAAGTACGACGCTTTGCTTTGCTGAGTTATTGTATTTACATATCGGACACATTTTAGACAATACTTTTTGACATTTGTCCAATACGCGTGTCTACTGTAGCCAattgtatcttaataaaaaataaaaaactcttcTTCAAATATTTTTGAACACACTTAAATACTATCACGTATTTACGTGTCAATCTAATTTTATTATTAAcacatatttttaaaataaattaaaaaattaatttatattttaataaatataaaaaattaaaatatcattaaaatttatctaaaaaatactttatatgtATTCGTGTTATTATANNNNNNNNNNNNNNNNNNNNNNNNNNNNNNNNNNNNNNNNNNNNNNNNNNNNNNNNNNNNNNNNNNNNNNNNNNNNNNNNNNNNNNNNNNNNNNNNNNNNNNNNNNNNNNNNNNNNNNNNNNNNNNNNNNNNNNNNNNNNNNNNNNNNNNNNNNNNNCAATTGTGTCTTTAAATTTTTAGACTATTCCATATTATTCACTTAACGTGTTCTTTATATATTGTCTATCTTTATATAAATTATGTAATTATCAATAAAAAATAtctcaatttttttataaatatatactTATCTTTCTTAACTCAAAATTATGCCATTTGGAGCGATCAAATAACCCAAACTTTTGACAACAAAACAGTTTGATTTAGATTAAAAACAACACATGTATATATCagcatataaataattaaatgctATTTTATCATTTATTTTGGTTAAGAGTTATATGGTCATAGACAGAAACCAAAATTAGgaattattttaagaaaaaacaCTGAATAAAGTCAACGTGCCCTCCTTGGAATTATGGATTTTGGCAACAATAGGGCTGTGAGTTAGATAGTAATTAATCTAATTTCGATTTTCTCATCTTTATATACATTATTCCTCAACGTTATCTAATAATTTCTGTATAGCTGGGTT contains the following coding sequences:
- the LOC107631398 gene encoding protein RMD5 homolog A (The sequence of the model RefSeq protein was modified relative to this genomic sequence to represent the inferred CDS: added 52 bases not found in genome assembly), with product MNRSFSDLSEPGFNEGFLVALAHFGAMQIANMLLRTTGTHPQKKCFLELGASHLSFLTSQIVDTLILNMELSTIKDAFDRVTKKQKLSSAKTQEMLDQIRQEIESALDKMQSANNSDPEHNYKAVLNELKANLLKIAPLSQMEGTQKELNVALSKYGKLLEKYFNPDISKAYRNIDVDTHTLNQIIANHFYRQELFDIGDHFVSVAGEPESASTMKAPFLEMYQILEAIKNQNLEPALNWASMNSDKLAQSGSDIVLKLHSMQFVKILQNGTRDEALHYARTHLSPFASSHMAEIQKLMASLLWTGKLDRSPYHALLSGSNWDKLAEELKREFCNLLGQSYNSPLSVTVAAGVQVLPPLLKFMNVMAGKKQEWQTMNQLPVPVELDREFQFHSIFVCPVSKEQATEDNPPMLMSCGHVLCKQSILKMSKNHTKMFKCPYCPFDIDAVQCRQLYF
- the LOC107631397 gene encoding uncharacterized protein LOC107631397, whose amino-acid sequence is MVTGWRKTFCTSMPKANALTHKHDPNLTFYSNPSTPNSDSYSPKLECRTTCSLPNSPSQLQLTNNTTLTLTPSTFSYLLKSTLRLSKNRCGICTQGVKAGQGTAIFTAECSHTFHFPCIAAHVRMRQLLTCPVCSATWKQLTVADENTPPHHNQHAKTTPSVKLYNDDEPLASPTSVSAFVPIPESGEENEGEENQISTHFPGFHVSPSSPLKTRRTVEVCFSPEAAIVASNRSYDTYVAVLKVKAPACDSAAPRQPIDLVAVIDVGGVSSAEDLRALKRAMRVVISSLGSTDRLSVVAFSGGSKRLFPLRRMAGKGQRAARRVVDALAAVERSRGRAPSRNDALKKAAKVLEDRREKNPVGKIVLISNDSEDRLLSATSFSHLEIADRNCACWQDSALAQRVGNVLNLAAQDLKLELRVSSRSSPTEIAAVYSVSAGVLVLSPDSVVIGDLHAEEERELVVEFRVPAGTIARGTYHHIISVRCSHRDPFTQELVHSKERAVRVPRPHAVGSSDTTIERLRSLHISSRAVAESRQLSAKNDLAGAVRLLSSAQTLLIQPSRESNCPKDNEFLQWLEAEQGQLKRQIQSQKSCANNCLEEKLEPFTPMSAWRAAERLAKLAKMRKSMNRVSDLHGFENARF